From a single Eleginops maclovinus isolate JMC-PN-2008 ecotype Puerto Natales chromosome 18, JC_Emac_rtc_rv5, whole genome shotgun sequence genomic region:
- the dcun1d5 gene encoding DCN1-like protein 5 — protein sequence MPVKKKRKLPDAEDHERKCKITSFTRPQIRGARPVSGDKLFSNKKCLAWFHAYAGPDKVVGPEAMERFCEDIGVEPENIIMLVLAWHLEASSMGFFTKEEWLRGMTLLQCDCTERLQGKLDYMRNELNDSAVFKNVYRYAFDFARDKDQRSLDMETAKSMLSLLLATTWPLFPVFSQFLEQSKYKGMNKDQWYNVLEFSRTINTDLSNYDEDGAWPVLLDEFVEWKKSWSAS from the exons ATGCCTgtgaagaaaaagaggaagctCCCTGATGCAGAGGATCATGAGCGCAAATGTAAAATTACAAG TTTCACCAGACCTCAGATCCGGGGGGCGAGGCCGGTCAGCGGGGACAAGCTGTTCTCCAATAAGAAGTGTCTGGCCTGGTTCCACGCGTACGCTGGCCCCGACAAGGTGGTGGGTCCGGAGGCCATGGAGAGGTTCTGTGAAGACATTGGTGTGGAACCAGAGAAT ATTATCATGTTAGTTTTAGCCTGGCATCTAGAAGCATCCAGTATGGGCTTCTTCACAAAAGAGGAGTGGCTCAGGGGAATGACGTTATTACA GTGTGACTGCACAGAGAGGTTACAGGGCAAACTGGATTACATGCGCAACGAGCTTAACGATTCTGCAGTCTTCAAAAACGTCTACAGATACGCCTTTGACTTCGCCAGA GATAAGGACCAGAGGAGTTTAGACATGGAGACGGCTAAGTCCATGCTGTCATTGCTGCTGGCGACCACATGGCCTCTCTTCCCCGTCTTCAGCCAGTTCCTGGAG CAGTCCAAGTACAAGGGGATGAATAAGGACCAGTGGTATAACGTGCTGGAGTTCAGCCGAACCATCAACACAGACCTCAGTAACTACGATGAAGACGGAGCTT ggccGGTGCTGCTAGACGAGTTTGTGGAATGGAAGAAATCCTGGTCAGCATCGTAG